In the genome of Acidobacteriota bacterium, one region contains:
- a CDS encoding protein kinase — protein MLFRGQTLGKYRIVSPIGSGGFGTVYLAEDTWIDKKVAVKVPHRQNLDFGELLKEPRLLASLNHPNIVSITTAEKQDNVFFIVMEYVPGETLETILGRAGAMELPLALDYACQVCNALDHAHRQGVIHRDLRPANVLVSDAGIVKVADFGTSRFLEIAAHGTTVIGSPPYMAPEQFQGKAVFASDIYSFGVTLYQMLTGVLPYDTPAPADIARLMSGELVSSPRLKNPSIPKSVSDIVLRTLAPDVTARYQRAGEVLEDLLATRPGAARRAAGAGARGDAAPRGFSEDAQSIHARVRAREAAQGRFCWNCRKPLHARTDRCPFCGESQ, from the coding sequence ATGCTCTTTCGCGGTCAGACCCTCGGCAAGTACCGCATCGTTTCCCCGATAGGCAGCGGCGGGTTCGGCACCGTTTACCTCGCCGAAGACACCTGGATTGACAAGAAGGTCGCGGTCAAGGTCCCGCATCGCCAGAACCTGGATTTCGGCGAGCTGCTGAAGGAGCCGCGGCTGCTCGCGAGCCTGAATCACCCGAACATCGTGTCCATCACGACGGCGGAAAAGCAGGACAACGTCTTCTTCATCGTGATGGAGTACGTGCCGGGCGAGACGCTCGAGACCATCCTCGGGCGCGCCGGCGCGATGGAGCTGCCGCTCGCGCTCGACTACGCGTGCCAGGTCTGCAACGCGCTGGATCATGCGCACCGCCAGGGCGTGATCCACCGCGACCTGCGCCCCGCCAACGTGCTCGTGTCCGACGCGGGCATCGTCAAGGTGGCGGACTTCGGCACCTCCCGCTTTCTTGAAATTGCCGCGCACGGCACGACGGTGATCGGCAGCCCGCCCTACATGGCCCCCGAACAGTTCCAGGGCAAGGCGGTGTTCGCCTCCGACATCTACTCCTTCGGGGTGACGCTCTATCAGATGTTGACCGGCGTGCTGCCGTACGACACGCCCGCGCCTGCGGACATCGCGCGGCTGATGTCGGGCGAGCTGGTGTCGTCGCCGCGGCTGAAGAATCCCTCGATCCCGAAATCGGTGAGCGACATCGTGCTGCGCACGCTCGCGCCCGACGTGACCGCGCGCTACCAGCGCGCCGGCGAGGTGCTGGAGGATCTGCTCGCGACGCGGCCCGGCGCGGCGCGGCGGGCGGCGGGCGCCGGCGCGCGCGGCGACGCGGCACCGCGCGGATTCAGCGAGGACGCGCAGAGCATCCACGCGCGCGTCCGGGCGCGCGAGGCGGCGCAGGGCCGGTTTTGCTGGAACTGCCGGAAACCGCTGCACGCGCGCACCGATCGGTGTCCCTTTTGCGGGGAGTCCCAGTAA
- a CDS encoding branched-chain amino acid transaminase, which yields MAFSGTGKIWMNGELVDWADATIHVASHVIHYGSGVFEGARCYDTPKGSACFRLDAHLKRLYNSAKIYRMEYPLELSKFQDAVLETIRANQMRACYIRPIVYRGYNSLGVNPLPCPVDAAIILWEWGTYLGNEALEKGVDVRVSSWSRTAPNTFPSLAKSAANYANSGLIRMEALSEGYVEAIALDTFGYLSEGSGENLFLVRDNVVYTPPVTASILPGITRDSVITIAKELGFKVREEMLPREMVYIADEAFFAGTAVEITPIRSVDKIAVGSGRRGPVTEAIQRTFFDIVNGDVPDTHGWLTFVDPDRAGGREPVGGRAATKGR from the coding sequence ATGGCGTTTTCCGGCACCGGCAAGATCTGGATGAATGGCGAGCTGGTCGACTGGGCCGACGCGACCATCCATGTCGCGTCGCACGTCATCCACTACGGCAGCGGCGTGTTCGAAGGCGCACGGTGTTACGACACGCCCAAGGGCTCCGCGTGCTTCCGGCTGGATGCCCATCTCAAGCGCCTCTACAACTCGGCCAAGATCTACCGCATGGAGTACCCGCTGGAGCTGTCGAAATTCCAGGACGCGGTGCTCGAGACCATCCGCGCGAACCAGATGAGGGCGTGCTACATCCGGCCGATCGTCTACCGCGGCTACAATTCGCTCGGCGTCAACCCGCTGCCCTGCCCGGTGGACGCCGCGATCATCCTCTGGGAATGGGGGACCTACCTCGGGAACGAAGCGCTCGAGAAAGGCGTGGACGTGCGCGTCAGCTCCTGGTCGCGGACTGCGCCCAATACGTTCCCTTCGCTCGCGAAGTCGGCCGCCAACTACGCGAACTCCGGCCTGATCCGGATGGAGGCGCTCAGCGAGGGCTACGTCGAGGCGATCGCGCTCGACACGTTCGGCTACCTGAGCGAGGGATCCGGCGAGAACCTCTTCCTGGTGCGCGACAACGTCGTCTACACGCCGCCGGTGACCGCCTCGATCCTCCCGGGCATCACGCGCGATTCGGTGATCACCATCGCCAAGGAGCTCGGGTTCAAGGTGCGCGAGGAGATGCTGCCCCGGGAGATGGTCTACATCGCCGACGAGGCGTTCTTCGCGGGCACGGCGGTGGAGATCACGCCCATCCGCTCGGTGGACAAGATCGCGGTGGGCAGCGGGCGCCGCGGGCCTGTGACGGAGGCCATCCAGCGCACGTTCTTCGACATCGTCAATGGCGATGTGCCGGACACGCACGGCTGGCTCACCTTCGTCGACCCGGATCGGGCTGGCGGCCGCGAGCCCGTGGGCGGGCGCGCCGCAACGAAGGGACGCTGA
- a CDS encoding type IV pilus twitching motility protein PilT has translation MVLSDLLVAAVTAGASDLHMKVGSYPMMRVGGTLVPITTAARIETADTAAMAASMLSPDQREKFDRTREVDLAHSQAGLGRFRVNIFQQRGSIGIVMRVIPTRVPAIDDLNLPQVLKRIADEERGLVLVTGTPGSGKSTTLAAMIEHINATTACHIMTVEDPIEYLHRDNLSMINQREVLVDTPSFAHALRSALRQDPDVILVGEMRDFETIETALAAAETGHLVFSTLHTLDATETINRIIAVFPPHQQRQVRLQLASVLRAAISQRLIPRADGRGRVPAVEVLVGTPFIRDCIIDKDKTNLIPGAIASGTSQYGMQTFDQSIFTLYEHGLVTLEEAMRWASNVDEFKLRVQGISSTTEMARQEMEHAARRAGGAPDIIRFGG, from the coding sequence ATGGTCCTCTCCGACCTGCTCGTCGCCGCGGTGACCGCGGGCGCCTCGGACCTTCACATGAAGGTCGGCAGCTACCCGATGATGCGCGTCGGCGGGACGCTCGTGCCCATCACCACGGCGGCGCGGATCGAGACCGCCGACACGGCCGCCATGGCGGCGTCGATGCTCTCGCCGGATCAGCGGGAGAAGTTCGACAGGACGCGCGAGGTGGACCTCGCGCACAGCCAGGCCGGGCTCGGCCGGTTCCGCGTCAACATCTTCCAGCAGCGCGGCAGCATCGGCATCGTCATGCGCGTGATCCCCACGCGCGTGCCGGCGATCGACGACCTGAACCTGCCGCAGGTCCTCAAGCGCATCGCCGACGAGGAACGCGGGCTCGTGCTCGTGACCGGCACGCCGGGCAGCGGCAAGAGCACGACGCTCGCCGCGATGATCGAGCACATCAACGCGACGACCGCCTGCCACATCATGACGGTCGAGGACCCGATCGAGTACCTCCACCGCGACAACCTGTCGATGATCAACCAGCGCGAGGTGCTCGTCGACACGCCGTCGTTCGCGCACGCGCTGCGATCGGCGCTGCGGCAGGACCCGGACGTGATCCTCGTCGGCGAGATGCGGGACTTCGAGACGATCGAGACGGCGCTGGCGGCGGCCGAGACCGGCCACCTGGTGTTCTCGACGCTGCACACGCTGGACGCGACCGAGACGATCAACCGGATCATCGCCGTGTTCCCGCCGCACCAGCAGCGGCAGGTCCGGCTCCAGCTCGCCAGCGTCCTCCGGGCCGCGATCTCGCAGCGGCTCATCCCCCGCGCCGACGGACGGGGACGCGTGCCGGCCGTCGAAGTGCTCGTCGGCACGCCGTTCATCCGCGACTGCATCATCGACAAGGACAAGACGAACCTGATCCCCGGCGCGATCGCGTCGGGCACGTCCCAGTACGGGATGCAGACGTTCGACCAGTCGATCTTCACGCTCTACGAACACGGCCTCGTGACCCTCGAGGAAGCGATGCGGTGGGCGTCCAACGTCGACGAGTTCAAGCTGCGCGTCCAGGGCATTTCGAGCACCACCGAGATGGCACGCCAGGAGATGGAGCACGCCGCCAGGCGCGCCGGAGGCGCCCCGGACATCATCCGCTTCGGGGGATAG
- a CDS encoding regulatory protein RecX — protein sequence MDAYTTALRLLSRRELTTAELRTRLLDRGCSEPDVDTVIGRLLADRTLDDRRAAVAIARTHALVKARGRLRIERELQARGVDPDTARAALDEVFAELSEPELLERALRKRVRSGRIRDQAQFRRLYAYLVRLGYPTDKVVGLLKKHIKADVD from the coding sequence TTGGACGCGTACACGACAGCCCTTCGTCTCCTGTCCCGCCGCGAGCTCACCACCGCGGAACTTCGAACGCGACTGCTCGACCGCGGCTGCTCCGAGCCGGACGTCGACACCGTCATTGGCCGCCTGCTCGCCGACCGCACGCTGGACGATCGCCGTGCGGCAGTGGCCATCGCCCGCACCCACGCGCTCGTCAAGGCGCGCGGCCGCCTGCGCATCGAGCGCGAGCTGCAGGCGCGCGGCGTGGACCCGGACACCGCGCGCGCCGCGCTCGACGAGGTCTTTGCCGAGCTGTCCGAGCCCGAGCTCCTCGAGCGCGCGCTGCGAAAACGCGTGCGCTCCGGCCGCATCCGCGACCAGGCGCAGTTCCGCCGGCTGTACGCGTACCTGGTGCGGCTTGGGTATCCCACCGACAAGGTCGTCGGCCTGCTGAAGAAGCACATAAAGGCGGACGTGGACTAG
- the alaS gene encoding alanine--tRNA ligase: MLSRDIRTGFLKYFERHGHRPVASSSLVPADDPSLLFTNAGMNQFKDVFLGKERRGYSRATTSQKCMRVSGKHNDLDNVGPSLRHHTFFEMLGNFSFGDYFKEQAIPFAWELLTEVWKLPPDRLYPTIFRGEAKVPRDVEAFDIWKTFVPADRIEELGASENFWQMGETGPCGRCSEIHYFRGAHIPCPHATCAGVNCDCDRFVEVWNNVFMEFDRQADGTLNPLPAPSIDTGMGLERIAAVIQGRLSNYDTDLFTPILADIGERTGHRYRATADDPADVSMRVVADHIRAMTFLIADGVVPSNEWRGYVLRKIMRRAMRHGHKLGRRDPFLFTLVDTLVREMGDQYPELRSSRDAIVQVIHSEEDRFDAVLAAGLPRLEEALDRAAAGRRVLPGEDIFRLYDSLGMPLDFIEDLAGQRGIAIDREGYERAMEGQREKARAGSTFEAKKTAAFTFASDAARHALAAAGDAFEGYTATRVTGVPVLAIFDHERRQATALREGEHGWIVLQKTPFYMEAGGQVSDSGRIFSEAGTAQASVEGMARLIPNGPRAHHVRVTGGGFEERDLVTAEVVDQVRDATRRNHTATHLLHAALRQVLGGHVKQAGSLVAPDRLRFDFVHFAAIPRAQLDEIERIVNAQIYRNTPVQTEVRSTEEAVAAGAMALFGEKYGDKVRVVTVPGFSMELCGGTHCRATGDIGFFSITSEEGVASGVRRIEAVTGAGALAHVQQQRAALEQMLSALSTTAGQAPDAVRRLQADVKRLSRENEQLRLKVAMGGGVAAGGAQDDPVEVGGVKMVARSVPGLEKSALRGLSDSLRDRLKSGVVVLVSEHDGRVSLIVSVTKDLAGRVHAGTIVKRVAPIVGGGGGGRPDFAEAGGKDASRIDELLSKSREVVAEMLGA; encoded by the coding sequence ATGCTCTCCCGCGACATCCGCACCGGCTTCCTGAAGTATTTCGAGCGCCACGGGCATCGCCCCGTGGCCTCCTCGTCGCTCGTGCCGGCCGACGATCCGTCCCTGCTGTTCACCAACGCCGGCATGAACCAGTTCAAGGACGTGTTCCTCGGCAAGGAGCGGCGCGGCTACTCGCGCGCGACGACCTCCCAGAAGTGCATGCGGGTGAGCGGCAAGCACAACGACCTGGATAACGTCGGCCCGTCGCTGCGGCATCACACGTTCTTCGAGATGCTCGGCAACTTCTCGTTCGGCGACTACTTCAAGGAGCAGGCGATCCCATTCGCATGGGAGCTGCTGACCGAGGTCTGGAAGCTGCCGCCCGACCGGCTCTACCCGACGATCTTCCGGGGCGAGGCGAAGGTCCCCCGCGATGTCGAGGCGTTCGACATCTGGAAGACGTTCGTGCCGGCGGACCGGATCGAGGAGCTCGGCGCCTCGGAGAATTTCTGGCAGATGGGCGAGACCGGGCCGTGCGGGCGCTGCTCGGAGATTCACTACTTCCGGGGCGCGCACATCCCCTGCCCCCACGCCACGTGCGCCGGCGTCAACTGCGACTGCGATCGGTTCGTCGAGGTCTGGAACAACGTGTTCATGGAGTTCGACCGGCAGGCGGACGGCACGCTCAACCCGCTGCCCGCGCCGTCGATCGATACCGGCATGGGCCTCGAGCGCATCGCCGCCGTCATCCAGGGGAGGCTGTCGAACTACGACACGGACCTGTTCACGCCGATCCTCGCGGACATCGGCGAGCGCACGGGACACCGGTATCGCGCGACGGCCGACGACCCGGCGGACGTCTCGATGCGCGTGGTTGCCGATCATATCCGCGCGATGACCTTCCTCATCGCCGACGGCGTGGTCCCGTCGAACGAGTGGCGCGGCTACGTGCTGCGCAAGATCATGCGCCGCGCGATGCGCCACGGGCACAAGCTGGGGCGCCGCGACCCGTTCCTCTTCACGCTCGTGGACACGCTCGTGCGCGAGATGGGGGATCAGTACCCGGAGCTGCGCAGCAGCCGCGACGCAATCGTGCAGGTCATCCACAGCGAAGAGGACCGCTTCGACGCCGTGCTCGCCGCCGGCCTTCCTCGGCTCGAGGAGGCGCTCGACCGAGCGGCGGCGGGGCGGCGCGTGCTGCCCGGCGAGGACATCTTCCGCCTGTACGACTCGCTCGGCATGCCGCTCGACTTCATCGAGGACCTCGCCGGCCAGCGCGGCATCGCGATCGATCGCGAAGGATACGAGCGCGCGATGGAAGGACAGCGCGAGAAGGCGCGCGCCGGCAGCACCTTCGAGGCGAAGAAGACGGCGGCGTTCACCTTCGCGAGCGATGCGGCGCGTCACGCCCTCGCCGCCGCCGGCGACGCGTTCGAGGGCTACACCGCGACGCGGGTCACCGGCGTGCCCGTGCTCGCGATCTTCGACCACGAGCGCCGGCAGGCGACCGCCCTCCGGGAAGGGGAGCACGGGTGGATCGTGCTGCAGAAGACGCCGTTCTACATGGAAGCAGGCGGACAGGTGTCGGACTCCGGCCGAATCTTTTCAGAGGCGGGCACGGCACAGGCGTCCGTCGAGGGCATGGCCCGCCTCATCCCGAACGGCCCTCGCGCGCATCACGTGCGTGTGACCGGCGGCGGGTTCGAGGAGCGGGACCTCGTGACCGCCGAGGTCGTCGACCAGGTGCGCGACGCCACCCGGCGCAACCATACCGCCACCCACCTGCTCCACGCCGCGCTCCGGCAGGTGCTGGGAGGCCACGTGAAACAGGCCGGATCGCTCGTCGCGCCAGACCGGCTGCGCTTCGACTTCGTGCACTTCGCGGCGATCCCGCGCGCGCAGCTCGACGAGATCGAGCGGATCGTCAACGCGCAGATCTATCGCAACACGCCCGTGCAGACCGAGGTGCGCTCGACGGAAGAGGCCGTCGCGGCCGGCGCGATGGCGCTCTTCGGCGAAAAGTACGGCGACAAGGTCCGCGTGGTCACGGTCCCCGGCTTCAGCATGGAGCTGTGCGGCGGTACGCATTGCCGGGCCACGGGGGACATCGGGTTCTTTTCCATCACGTCGGAAGAGGGCGTGGCTTCGGGCGTGCGCCGGATCGAGGCGGTCACGGGCGCCGGCGCGCTGGCACACGTGCAGCAGCAGCGCGCCGCGCTCGAGCAGATGCTCTCGGCGCTTTCCACGACCGCCGGCCAGGCGCCGGATGCCGTCCGCCGCCTGCAGGCGGACGTGAAGCGCCTGTCGCGCGAGAACGAGCAGCTCAGGCTGAAAGTCGCCATGGGGGGCGGGGTGGCGGCGGGCGGCGCGCAGGACGACCCGGTGGAGGTCGGCGGCGTGAAAATGGTGGCCCGCAGCGTTCCGGGCCTGGAGAAGAGCGCGCTGCGCGGGCTGAGCGATTCGCTGCGGGACCGCCTCAAGAGCGGCGTGGTGGTGCTCGTCTCCGAGCACGACGGACGCGTCTCGCTCATCGTCTCGGTGACCAAGGACCTTGCCGGCCGCGTCCACGCAGGCACCATCGTCAAGCGGGTGGCGCCGATCGTCGGCGGCGGCGGCGGCGGCCGGCCGGACTTCGCGGAGGCCGGCGGGAAGGATGCCTCGCGCATCGACGAGCTGCTCTCGAAGAGCCGCGAGGTGGTCGCCGAGATGCTCGGCGCCTAG
- a CDS encoding lytic transglycosylase domain-containing protein has protein sequence MTLVAVALAACFPAAASAQIYSWRDENGRLVLSDRPLGAVARTYGVRESAMIRSTRRVSIVRVGQIAQYDPLIREHAAREGVRADLVRAVIQTESGFNPFARSSKGALGLMQLMPRTASELGVVDPFDPEQNIRGGVTYLRQLIDRYRNNEELALAAYNAGPTAVDRYGSVPPYRETRNYVARVRGRTAVTTRSGSTRIYRTVEVIDGREVVRYSDRPSSR, from the coding sequence CTGACGCTGGTGGCCGTTGCGCTGGCTGCGTGCTTTCCTGCCGCGGCGAGCGCGCAGATCTATTCGTGGCGCGACGAGAACGGCCGGCTGGTGCTCTCCGATCGACCCCTGGGCGCGGTCGCCCGGACTTACGGGGTCCGCGAGTCGGCGATGATCCGGAGCACGCGCCGCGTGTCGATCGTGCGCGTCGGGCAGATCGCGCAGTACGACCCGCTCATCAGGGAGCACGCCGCGCGTGAGGGCGTCCGAGCGGATCTTGTCCGGGCCGTGATCCAGACCGAATCCGGGTTCAATCCGTTCGCACGTTCGTCCAAGGGGGCGCTCGGGCTCATGCAGCTCATGCCCCGGACGGCCTCCGAACTGGGCGTCGTCGACCCCTTCGATCCCGAGCAGAACATCCGCGGCGGCGTGACGTACCTCCGCCAGCTGATCGATCGGTATCGGAACAACGAAGAGCTCGCGCTGGCGGCATATAATGCGGGGCCGACCGCCGTGGATCGTTACGGCTCGGTGCCGCCGTATCGGGAAACGAGAAACTACGTCGCGAGGGTCCGCGGCCGCACCGCGGTCACGACGCGGTCGGGCAGCACCAGGATCTATCGCACGGTCGAAGTGATCGACGGCCGCGAAGTCGTCCGCTACTCGGACCGTCCCTCCAGCCGCTGA
- a CDS encoding RNA-binding S4 domain-containing protein, whose product MTDDLKSVRLDVYLDVACLFRTRSEAQRACRGGKVEVNRVSAKPHREVRIGDELVITRPLGRKQHVRIAGLAEIHIPKAEARRLYEDLTPPPTPDEVEMRRMARLARPFISPSGSPDKRDRRLLRKMRGKG is encoded by the coding sequence ATGACCGACGACCTCAAGTCCGTCCGCCTCGACGTGTACCTCGATGTCGCATGCCTCTTCCGCACACGGTCGGAGGCCCAGCGTGCGTGCAGAGGCGGCAAGGTGGAGGTCAACCGCGTCAGCGCCAAGCCGCACCGCGAGGTGCGGATTGGCGATGAACTCGTGATTACCCGCCCCCTGGGGCGGAAGCAGCACGTGCGGATCGCCGGGCTGGCTGAGATCCACATCCCGAAGGCGGAAGCACGGCGCCTCTACGAAGATCTGACGCCGCCCCCGACGCCCGACGAGGTGGAAATGCGCCGGATGGCGAGGCTGGCGCGCCCGTTTATCAGCCCTTCGGGGTCTCCCGACAAGCGCGACCGCCGGCTGTTGCGAAAGATGCGCGGAAAAGGCTAG
- the rpsT gene encoding 30S ribosomal protein S20 has protein sequence MANHKSALKAHRQNVKRREANRQQRSKLRTALKTARGGNEGNATGKPEDLAMTVSLIDKMAAKGIIHDNTAARYKSRLAKRAAKTA, from the coding sequence GTGGCCAACCACAAGTCTGCGCTGAAGGCGCACCGTCAGAATGTCAAGCGCCGCGAGGCGAACCGGCAGCAGCGCAGCAAGCTGCGCACCGCGTTGAAGACCGCGCGCGGCGGCAATGAAGGCAACGCCACCGGCAAGCCCGAGGACCTCGCGATGACCGTGTCGCTCATCGACAAGATGGCGGCCAAGGGCATCATCCACGACAACACGGCCGCCCGTTACAAGTCGCGGCTCGCCAAGCGCGCAGCGAAGACGGCCTAG
- the holA gene encoding DNA polymerase III subunit delta has translation MPTASPETLRSHISGGKLQPVYLLVGDDDRQLDALATALSDTVEEGLRAFNCERVYATDKDLTADTVLESARTAPMMAPHRVVTVLRAEKWLKPKKLSASEMAGEAEGEDDKPSGGAEDKAALAPLVEYLKHPVPSTVLVFVAADVHKGAAVVKALYKNATVVECRGLGEGDPVRGGTALAFIREAASATGRQFEPGAAQLLAERSGGDISKLRADVDHVLLFAQGKRAITKADVEAVSSDREGVQDPWAIVNAIERGQAAEALRLLGVALEEGAVPVIVLGQLAWFVREKLPRVRPQTAAAAVQAAFRTDLDLKSSGGDPRILLERLVLELCGEPRRRR, from the coding sequence GTGCCCACCGCCAGCCCCGAGACGCTCCGCAGCCACATCTCCGGCGGGAAGCTCCAGCCCGTCTATCTGCTGGTCGGCGACGACGACCGCCAGCTCGACGCGCTGGCGACGGCCCTGTCAGATACGGTGGAAGAAGGGCTGCGCGCGTTCAACTGCGAGCGCGTGTACGCGACCGACAAGGACCTCACGGCGGACACGGTGCTCGAGTCGGCACGCACGGCGCCGATGATGGCGCCCCATCGCGTCGTGACCGTCCTGCGCGCCGAGAAGTGGCTGAAGCCGAAGAAGCTTTCAGCGTCCGAGATGGCCGGCGAGGCGGAAGGCGAAGACGACAAGCCGAGTGGCGGCGCCGAGGACAAGGCCGCGCTCGCGCCCCTCGTCGAGTACCTGAAGCACCCGGTCCCGAGCACGGTCCTCGTGTTCGTTGCCGCCGACGTGCACAAGGGGGCCGCCGTCGTCAAAGCGCTTTACAAGAACGCCACCGTCGTCGAGTGCCGGGGGCTGGGCGAGGGCGATCCCGTGCGCGGCGGGACCGCGCTCGCCTTCATCCGGGAGGCTGCGTCCGCGACGGGCCGGCAGTTCGAGCCGGGCGCCGCGCAGCTGCTCGCGGAGCGGAGCGGCGGCGACATCAGCAAGCTGCGGGCGGACGTCGACCACGTGCTGCTCTTTGCGCAGGGGAAGCGCGCCATCACGAAAGCGGACGTGGAGGCGGTCTCCAGCGACCGCGAGGGGGTCCAGGATCCCTGGGCCATCGTGAACGCCATCGAGCGCGGGCAGGCTGCCGAGGCGCTGCGCCTGCTCGGCGTGGCGCTGGAGGAGGGAGCCGTGCCCGTGATCGTATTGGGGCAGCTGGCGTGGTTCGTCCGGGAGAAACTGCCTCGGGTCCGGCCGCAGACCGCCGCGGCGGCGGTCCAGGCGGCCTTCCGCACCGACCTCGACCTGAAATCCTCCGGCGGGGACCCGCGAATCCTGCTCGAGCGGCTGGTGCTGGAACTGTGCGGAGAGCCGCGCAGACGGCGCTAG
- a CDS encoding LptE family protein, producing the protein MNRVRSFVSLVVFVVLALSSAGCGYTLAGRGSFLPESIRTIGVPLFVNSTPVFDIERRLTERVRSEFIGRGRYRVIPEVAGADAVLTGEITSITLTPSSFNDQQQATRYAIVVTTRLEFKDVQADKILWSNPSWQFREEYEVTNAEAASDVNAFFGQEANALDRIAQNFARAVVSAILEAF; encoded by the coding sequence ATGAACCGCGTGCGCTCCTTTGTGAGCTTGGTGGTCTTCGTGGTCCTGGCGCTGTCCTCGGCGGGTTGTGGCTACACGCTTGCCGGGCGGGGATCGTTCCTGCCCGAGTCGATCCGCACGATCGGCGTGCCGCTGTTCGTCAATTCGACGCCGGTGTTCGATATCGAGCGCCGGCTGACCGAGCGCGTGCGCTCGGAATTCATCGGCCGCGGCCGGTACCGCGTCATCCCGGAGGTGGCGGGGGCCGACGCGGTGCTCACCGGCGAAATCACGTCGATCACGCTGACCCCGTCGAGCTTCAACGATCAACAGCAGGCGACGCGCTACGCGATCGTCGTGACGACGAGGCTCGAGTTCAAGGACGTTCAGGCCGACAAGATCCTCTGGTCGAACCCGTCATGGCAGTTCCGCGAGGAATACGAGGTCACCAACGCGGAAGCGGCCAGCGACGTGAACGCGTTCTTCGGCCAGGAGGCGAACGCGCTCGACCGCATCGCGCAGAACTTCGCCCGGGCGGTCGTCAGCGCCATCCTGGAAGCGTTCTAG